The following proteins are co-located in the Peromyscus eremicus chromosome 13, PerEre_H2_v1, whole genome shotgun sequence genome:
- the LOC131923184 gene encoding gamma-crystallin D → MSPVGYDSKEKRGERERALPPAGPFCADPANAADLLLYRPCSRPYTPNSTIPSEPPTPAMGKITFYEDRGFQGRHYECSSDHSNLQPYFSRCNSVRVDSGCWMLYEQPNFGGCQYFLRRGDYPDYQQWMGFSDSIRSCRLIPHAGSHRIRLYEREDYRGQMVEFTEDCPSLQDRFHFNEIYSLNVLEGCWVLYEMPNYRGRQYLLRPGEYRRYHDWGAMNARVGSLRRVMDFY, encoded by the exons ATGAGTCCCGTGGGCTAtgacagcaaagagaaaagaggagaacgTGAACGCGCCCTGCCCCCCGCGGGGCCCTTTTGTGCTGATCCTGCTAACGCAGCAGACCTCCTGCTATATAGACCCTGCTCCCGGCCCTACACACCCAACAGCACCATCCCATCTGAACCGCCAACACCAGCCATGGGGAAG ATCACCTTCTATGAGGACCGCGGCTTCCAGGGCCGCCACTATGAGTGCAGCAGCGACCACTCCAATCTGCAGCCCTACTTCAGCCGCTGCAACTCTGTGCGCGTGGACAGTGGCTGCTGGATGCTCTATGAGCAGCCCAACTTCGGAGGCTGCCAGTACTTCCTGAGGCGTGGGGACTACCCCGACTACCAGCAGTGGATGGGATTCAGCGACTCCATCCGCTCCTGCCGCCTCATCCCCCAT GCTGGCTCCCACAGGATCCGACTGTACGAGAGGGAAGACTACAGAGGCCAGATGGTAGAGTTCACTGAGGACTGCCCCTCTCTCCAGGACCGATTCCACTTCAACGAGATCTACTCCCTCAATGTGCTGGAGGGCTGCTGGGTCCTCTACGAGATGCCCAACTACCGGGGGCGGCAGTACCTGCTGAGGCCGGGCGAATACAGGCGCTACCATGACTGGGGCGCCATGAACGCCAGGGTGGGCTCCCTGAGGAGAGTCATGGATTTCTATTGA